The nucleotide sequence tcattaaaataagtaacttgccaaagtggttcttGTCTGAAATCGAGCGAagtgttagttcagtcaggccacggaggcaaggctgtgaccAGCTGATGCAGTCAGCTGTCAAATAGCTCCAATCACTAtcactctcctattagacacgggacatatatacgtggcactactgctcCGTAAGGATGCTCAatggctcgcaaccctccctccctcccaccccattataagcatgagcacattactgcgcaccttctggttgtcgtcttctttgtttcagataaCTAAGGCTTTCAAATCTTAGCGGGTATGGACCTTACTGCTAAGAGACAttcatcttcataaccaggctacaagatagacgtaccactgccacatgattatcactgtttgctttaaagaaattattaagaATCTTAACTGTCATGTATTTCTAAGCGGATGGTTCCGGAGGGTTAAtgtttaaagctcttgtatgttcaattattgcTTGTTCACACCgttagaaatgtatttaattccTTGTTACATAGTTTCTATAATTTGATGATGACGTTGGAGCTGTGTGTGGCTGCACAGTCATGTATGTACAGGGAGTACAGGAGTGGATATGTGAGTTTGATTAATTCATGTCATACATATTGTGACGCGTGTCCCGAGCTCTCGTCAGCATCGTCCTGGAAACAGAGCAGACACACCTGGACCTGCTCATTATGGGCTGAGCGGTCACACCTGCAGCCCATCATAACGGGGCTTTATAAGCAACGTCGTtgaacacagaggtgagagatgtctccagaAGACTCAGCTAACTATTCTCTGTGGTTCCCCTCCAGAcagcagcgtgtgaccgccagcccGCTGAAGACACGGATCTCACCGGGTTCACCCCTTTCGAGCTCCTTTTCGGCCGACAGCCCCGTGGCCTGCTTGGTGTCACCTGAGAAGCCTGGGAACAGCAGCCGGCAGTCCACCGCTCCACCATAGAGCACGTCCGGGAGATGCAGGAGAGGATTGACAGGGTCATGCCCATCGTCCGGGAGAACCTTGCCAAAGCCCAGCTGGCCCAGCAATGACATTACAACAGGGCGGCCCTGCCAAGGGAGTTTCAGCCTGGAGACCACGTTATGGTCCTAGTCCCCACTGCTGCCTGTAAATTCTTGGCCAACTGGCAGGGACCCTATACCGTGACGGAAAGGATCGTCCCTGTCTCCTACTGGATCCGGCAGCCCGGACGATGCAGAGAGGACCAACTGTACCACGTGAACCTTCTGAAGCGGTGGGTCGGGACCGGGCCCCAGCTTGCAGCCCTTGCTCAGTGACCTCCCGTGGCTGTGGACATGGACCCCCACCTCTCAGCCGCCCAAAAGTCGGAGCTGCAACACAACTGGTCAGTAGAGCCCAACCGATATGGATTTTGGGGGGCCAATgacgatattaactcgaaaagagccgatttataagccgatattttgattttgaaaataatctggatattagacccatttcctataaactacacttacacaacattcaatagcaaaatatctgcctgttctatgtatgtgggctgtataaaccattttccagaagggattattaaaaaaaagccttagattacagtctcaatgactaaacaattgcacatcaaaagtatatattttttaatgatcaaaaaactgttttaaacatttaacagtttTACTTACCTctagttgaagctggttttaacagtctgtgtgtgtactgtaaataaattataatactaaagttaaagtaaaaGAGCCATACCAAACAAATTCAATATTCCACAAAACCATGTCtatgaattgaaaataaaattaaaataagttaaatgtatagctacatataaaataaataaatataaaagaaataaataataccaaaatataatttaaacaatgtAGAATGTTCTCAATATATACAACACACAGGCAAGAGGTTTTCCTCCTTCACTTCTTTTTAcaaattatacttttaaaattTTACTCTGTCTTgcgctttaatattttaacagtgttttgaaaaatgtcttgaACAGGGTGCTCCTTAGTACTGCCAGTTGAGAAGTGGCAGGTTGTAGTACAGGAAGCACAACATCTCTGCCTTAGAACCTGTTAGAGAGCTCCTCCTATCTTGATAGATGGCCCCCACAGTGCTGAATACCCTCTCACTAGGGACAGATGAAGGTGGAGGAGTGAGAAACCTCCTGGCCAATGGAGCCAGAGTCTGGAAGGGGCCAGGGTTTTGCCTCCACCACTGCAGTGGGTcacctgatgatgatgatgacaaatACAAATGTTATATACTTAATATACAAAGCATAACTTAATTTGAtatcactgaaaaataaatagtgaaaCCTGTTTTGCGATCAAGAACGGGCTCTTGAAGATACCGATCCAGCTCTTCGTTCAGACTCTCAGACACCCCTGTTACTGTTTTCTGGCTCTGCAACATGTCCTCGTAGAGATGGTCAAGCACACTCTGCTTCTGGTCTAGGGACTTCTCCATCTTAGGTTTCTTTGAATATCCCTCGTCATCCTTATGAGTGGCTGCTGAGCTTGCTTGATGTTGTTTGTCTGCCTCTTTTTCAAGCCAGGTTTTGGCCTTCTTGGTTGTGCTGTCAGAGAGGGGACGCTGTTTGTAACGAGGACCCAGCACACAGGCCAGCACTGCTTCTTTGGACTCTGCAATCTTGGAAAACCTTCTGGTTAAGCTGTCGAGCATGACCTTCCTCAAAGTCTGAATTCCTCTAGTTTCAGGACCCTGAGTCTTCAGAAATCTTTTCAAAACCTCAATGGTGGGGATGATGCAGGAAGCAGATGCATCAGACTTACTCACTTCTAGAGTAATTTCCTCAATTGGTTCCAGTGTGTTGATCAGCTTTTCGACCAGGTCCCACTCCTTCACACTTGGACATGTAAAATTTCCAAAGTCCCCAGAGTAGACTGTCAGTGTTCTCTTTTGCTCCTGCATCCTTTGTAGCATATGCAATGTAGAATTCCATCTGGTTGGGCATGCCTGGAGAATGCGGTGTTCAGGTAGACCAACATCCTTCTGAATTTGTTCAAGCCTCTGCTTGGCAGGGACTGAATGACCAAAATGGGTTGCACACCTCTTCAGTTTGGCTAGGATGTCACCTACAGCTCTCTGTGCCTGGAGGCCATCATTCACAACAAGCTGGAGGGTGTGAGCACTGCAGCTGAGGTCAGGCATCTCCACCAACCTCATCCCCTTAACAACATTGGCTCCACTGTCCCTGAGCACCAGCAGCACACGTTCACTGTCTATATCCCACTTGGTAAGCATGTCTAAAAATAACTGTCCAATGTACTTACCAGTGTGAGATCCACTCATGGCTTTCACATTTAGGACAACTTGCACTCCGTTCCATTCTTCATCGATGAAGTACGCAGTCAAGCTCATTAGCGACTCAGTGGACCCTGACCAACAATCTTTTGTAAATGCAATATGCTTTGCATTTTCACTAGTCAAAAGCTCCTTTATCTTGATCACCTCTTTTGCATGCACATGATGCAATTTATCTGTGCGATAAAACTTTTCTGTTTTCAGAGTGTACCTAGGCTCTGCAGCAGCCAGCAACCTTCTAAGCCCCACACATTCCACCACAGAAAAAGCTTGGATGTCTGTCGCTATCATCTCCATTACTTTTTTGTCCAGGTTTTTTGCCCTTTGATCTGATGGACCCCATTTGAGTACCTTATCAAATGCTTGTGGAAGGGTAGGCTGCTGTGTTCTAACAGAAAGAGTTTTTTGTACCTCACTCTGCTGCTGTGCCTCTTTATATTGCTCACTGTGTTTGGTTTTCAGATGAGTCCACAAATTGGAAGTGTTTTTCTGCTTCACTTTGATAGACCCCTGGCTTACATAAGCTGCACATATATTGCAGAACACTGCATTAGAGGAAtctttgcagaagtagtcccacactttgctgctacagcgtTCACccttttcagccatctgtagggcagaaagagagacagagaaagaataagcatgtgtattaataatatcaccatttatcattactcatgtcaacattagaattataataataataaacagggatctcctacataggcaaaaatgagaaatatatatatatatataattttatttttttattttttttaatttgccaagcaataggtattatctattacctacttatatttaacaatattattacaatattttcctgttatgtctgtaaagctgttttgaaacaatctgtaaaaaagaagaaaaaaaagtgtgttcagttcacatttatttacatgtcctctTTGGTTTAaccatttctgacgcacctactgtagttactgtaactacactatatttgctctcgcagacacattcacaatggacccgtatatcttcttcTCTTCGTGCattctgaatcaaaacatcgtcatgTGCTGGAgaacgtaaagttagcctactgttaccggaagatcacggaatcaattcgaagttgaatggttaacgttagtgtcatgaacacaccactgtcaattttgagaagaaccaccttcaatcaagttaatagcaagcatttaaggggcctgctaaaaaggaaacTATGTATAAGTGTGGCGGAGGGGAATATGCCACTGCCTTGTGGGGGAAATATTCAGCACTATACTAAGGATGACTGAGTGAGCAACAGGATCCTAGTCCCCCCACCCAATGCTTTTAGTCTTTGTACAACTGTTAGACTAGTTGTATGTTGTGTCTATCGTGTTGCAATGTGTAATGCTCAAGAATCAGCGAGGTGGGCTTCAGGATTTACTCAATACACGGCAGCCACCTGAAGTGTGTGTATGTAGAAAACTCAGGAGGTAAACCTAGTTAACTGCAAAACCCGCCCTCCCCTGAATCTAACAGGATAGGTAAGACGCCCCCACTCCTTAGTATAAGTGACTCAAAATTAGCATAAACAGTTTTCAGTTAACAAACAAATTTTACAGTTATTTGTACTGCAAGATTTTAAATGATTACGTTTTCCTTGTTTTCACAAAGTTTACAAAACAATTTCAAGTGTAGACAAATcaaagtgaaataaaagaaatgttgaaaataatagaGATGAAAAATCAACAGATTTGTGTCAGTTACAGTTCAATCTGAGGAAAGTAAGAATCAGTGTCACTTATTGTGAGTAACCTTAAACAAAACGTTTCACAGTTAACTCAACCTTTCAAACAAAGTACACTTTGAAGTCCACTTCAATCCGGCTCAAAAAATCCAAGATCCAATTCAAAAATCCAGGAAAAGAAAGGTGAAAAGTTATACTCTATCCATATATGGAGTTCACAGTCCCAAAAAGTTCAGTTATGTACACCAAAAGAAAGACTATGCATCCCTTCGCAGGAAAATTCACTGATCACAGTTCCATCAAAAATAACTGTATGATTTAACAGTTCAGatgactcacttacagaaaatggCAGTTTGCTTACCAGTTTTCagaaggaaaagaggaaaataattttCTATCACCACTCATGGTTCATGAATGAGGTGCTGAAAGATGTCCAATGGATGGCAGGGTACTGTTTCTTCACTCACTAACCCTCAGCGATTGTTCTCGCGATCCTGACGACGGCAGCTTGATTCAACGAGGCCGCAATCCCAGCTGATGGAGGCACAATGAGAAGACAAACAACGCACGACCCTATCCGATGACTCAGCGAACCTTTTAATTCACACGATCAGTAACAGCACTCACTGTTTCAAGTTCGtttgaacaaatgaaacaaaaactgtttgAAGCAAAGAAAACACGAGACTGTTTAACTCCTACGTGACTGAGACTTAATGAAACTAACAGGCCTTTTGCCCAGCTTCATGCATGAACACGGCAGAAAACTCGTTTTAACGCTTACTTCGTTAAACTTGTTCATATACACGAAGACTCAGAAGCAACGTCATGCAGCTCTTATGTATGTCGCGAGTCTAAATGGGACTTTTTCCCGCGATTGACTACCCGAGATCAACATTCAATTTCAGCTCACCGCTGCTCTTctccgctctctcgctctctccgcgCAACTCGTCAAAACCTAAAAATGGCGGCGCCCAcgacaaacatcaaaataaaagtctccacatattagaaaaatgtaaatcccctacATTCCCCCCTGCTAAACCCTGCCATGCCACCGGACTTCCATTCAGCAACTCAgtcctgaaaaataaatgacagaGAATAGCAGGTAAATATTCTTTCCACAAAAGAAAACATCAAGTACAGCAATTAAACACTTTCAATTAGCAAGATTGAAAAACCTTCATATTAAAAGAAACATACAAACCTTCAGGTTGACATAAGCTTATTTCAAGACATAGTCAGTCCTATACCTAACGGGTAAAGTACCTCTGTTCAAACGCTGTGAACGTCTAGGTTCAGTAAtactttcattttcactttcagcTTCGGAGCCACCTGAACTCATAGACTTGAGTACAGACTGTTCTACTGAATCATCAGCTGACATTTCATCGACATGGTCCCTGATACCTATCTCTGATTCATCCCCACCTGCCCTTCTACCTTGTGTGTCCGTGGGTGTAGCGGGTGCAAATTTAACAACAGGGACTGGAAGAACATCAGAATCTTCTGAATCAGTGTGTGCCTGACCTATGTGTGCTCTAGATTCACGTCTAGATGTGCAAGGTGGTAGTGATGACTGAAAAGTGCAATGCTTGAGTTGATCCCTATGTACAACTTTACATGGGCCCCCTTTCTCTGGGCGAATGGTGTAAACTGGAGTGTCTGCGTGATTCTGCTTCACTACAGTGTAAGGCAAGGGTTCCCAATGGTCTTGTATCTTATTCCTTCCCCTATGTGAATGATTCCGTAACAGAACACGGTCACCAGGTCTCATAAGTGCGGCATGCGATTTCCGATCATAGGCTCTTTTTCTTCGCCTTGAAGCTTCCTGTGCTGCTGAGTTGGCTACTTCAACAGCAGTCTTCAATCTGTCATGATGGTTCTTCACCCAATCATCAAGATTGTCAGCTCTACTGTCCTCCAAGTCTCTCCCATTAAGGATATCCATCGGCATTCTGGCATCCCTTCCAAACATTAAATAGAATGGCGAATAGCCAGTTGAAGTGTGGATTCGGCTATTGTATGCCATCGCCAACTCGGGCAGATACTGTTTCCAATTCCTTTTCTTTTCTGGGGGTAACGTCCTTAGCATATCATGCATGGTTCTATTAAATCTTTCGCACTGGGAGTTACCCTGCGGATGATACGGAGTGGTGCGACTCTTTCCGATTCCATAGACTTTACACAGTTCTTTGATGACATTCGCTTCAAAACATCGACCTTGGTCGGAATGTAGTCGTGCAATACAGCCGTAGTGGACAAACCAATGCTGCACAAGGGCTTTTGCAGTGGTATGAGCGGTCTGATTTCTGGTTGGCACTGCTACCGTGAAATGAGTAAACATGTCAGTTAGGACGAGGACATTTTCATATCCTCCCAAAGATTCCTCCAAGACTGTATAATCCATAGCAAGGACTTCCAGCGGGGCAGATACATTAGTACATGTCATTGGGGCTCGTATTTTAGGAAAAACGTCTTTAGCAAGGGCACATCTCTTGCATTCCTGAATCCAGTTTTGAATATCCTTACTCATTGTCGGCCAGTAATAGCTCCGCCTCATGCGCTCCAGCGTGCTTCTTTCTCCAAAATGGCCACAATGATCATGCTGACTCTCGTACACTTTGTAACGCAAGGGTTCTGGAACCACTAATTGACAAATTTCTTCTCCGTCCCGGGGATCAAAGATGGAACGGAACATCACTCCTTTTTTAAGCTTGAGTCGTGTGAATTGTCTAGAAAGCTTTTTTAACTCAACATCCATATTGCGTTGCTCAACTGGACTCAGGTTCTTGTTGGTTAGTACAGCACGGTATATAGGAGCTATATGAGGGTCGATCTTTTGTTGCTCTTCTATATCACTCCAGCTATATCCAGGGACTTTCCTTGTCACTGATACCTGAATTGATGCTTGTACTATCTGATGCTTGTTGGCAACTGGCCATAAACATGCACGCACTTCATCTGAATTCATCCTAATGAAGTCTTTAGCAGAGTCCTCTTGCTCAGGCTCCTCACTGGATGGAATCCGTGATAACACATCGGCATTTGTGTTTTGCCGTCCTGGTTTGTAGTAGACTTCAAAATCAAATTCTGACAACTGAGCTATCCACCGTTGTTCAACAGCTCCTAAACTAGCGGTTGCCAAGTAGCGCAAAGGGTTGTGATCAGTTATTACAGAGAACTTGGAGTAGATCAGGTATTCTTTGAACTTTTCAGTTACAGCCCATTTCAAGGCAAGTAGCTCTAGCTTGAAAGCACTGTAATTTCTATCGTTCTTTTCTGATCCACGAAGACCCCGACTTGCATACGCAATCACACGCTCCACCCCTCCTTGTCGTTGACTTAACACAGCCCCAAGACCATGCAGGCTTCCATCAGTTGTGAGTACGAAAGACTGACTGAAATCCGGGTACGCGAGAACTGGCGGAGACATTAAACACTGCTTGAGTTTGTCAAATGCAGTTTGACATTCTGTTGTCCAGTTAAGAGGTTCAATGATTTTCTCTTTCCCTCCTTTACCAACCAGGGCATGAAGGGGCCGGGCTAACTGAGCAAAACCAGGAACAAACCTCCTGTAGTAACTCATGAATCCAAGGATCTGTCTTAACTCTTTGACATTCGTGGGTGCAGGCCAGGATTCCAAAACCTGAGTTTTCTCTCCATCCACCTTTATTCCCTGGGAAGAAATAAGGTGACCCAAGAATTTCACTTCGGGTTTCAAAAGGAAACACTTGCTGGGTTTCAGTTTCAAGCCATGCTGTCTCAATCGATTGAATACTATTTCCAGTCTTTGACAATGGGTTTCGAAGTCTTTCGTAaaaacaatgatgtcatcaagGTAGATGAGCAGTATGTCAAACGTTAGATCACCGAGCACCACCCCCATCAGACGCTGGAATGTTGCAGGTGCATTGCAAAGTCCAAATGGCATCCTGGTCCATTCAAACAGTCCAAAGGGAGTGGTGACCGCCGTCTTTGTTCTATCCTCCTCACTCATCGCTACTTGGAAATACCCGGAGGTAAGATCAAGGGTGGAGAACAGCTGTGCATTTCCCAAGGCATCCAACGATTCCTCCACACGAGGGAGAGGATAAGCATCTTTGCAGGTCACTTTATTCAACCTTCTGTAATCACAGCAAAAGCGTACGCTGCCATCCTTCTTGATCACAATCACAGCTGGAGATGCCCATGGGCTACAGCTTTCTCTGAGAATACCTTGAGATACTAAATCTTGAACATGTTTTTTCACTTCCTGAAAAACCTGAGGTGGGATTCTGCGATGTCTTTGCTTAATGGGAGGAGCATCTCCAGTTGGGACACTATGTGTGACAGCAGTTGTATAACCGAAGTCACAATCATTCTTTGAAAACACATCACTGTGCTTAGCCAGTAAGTTTTGGAGTTTGCAACGTTGTGTTTCTGTGAGGTTCTCTAGATTAATTTGCACTGGAACTGGCAGCTGTTCTGAAGTGCTTATATCTGCCTTCACCTTATGTTGCTGCACAGCTTTAACATGCAAAGCATTCTCTTTTTCCTCAAACTCGACAAGCACCCTTGGCACAACTTCCTGGGGCTTGGACAGTGCTGCGATCCTACATCGTGGTGGGAGCTTTACAGGCTTTTCACTAGAATTTAACACTCTGACTGGAACTTTACCATCGGCAGTCTTAGCAAGCACATTAGCAATCAGAACACTCTTAGGCAAACTGACATTTGACGAGGCCTCAACCAACACTTGACAGCTCACTTTTGGTGGTATCCTGCAGCGGCCTTCTAAAACACATTCACTGAATGGTGGAATAGTTACTGATTGCTTCCCAGCAACCTTCACAAAGCCAATCTTGTCGCCACAACTCAGTGCCTCAGTCTGCATCTTAATGTTAGCTAAAACTCGCTGGACTTTTGCCTCCCTAAAACCATGGCTATACCTGTCCATCTTCTTCATGTCTTTAGTAGTCATGAATAGATCATTAACTTCACTCAACACATTCATCCCAATAATGCCATGCAATCCTTTCAATTCTGTCCCATTAGAATCGCTCTCTTTGATCACAAACACGCACTTTTCATGCAACGTCTTCCCAAAACACTATATGTCTGCTTCCAGACATCCAATGATGGGAATGTCTAGGCCATTTGCTGCTGTAAGTCGGACCCAGTTGGCAGACGACAGAACAACTTCTCCAAATTGATTCTTAAAATGTGACTCGGTGATAGTAGTCACTTCTGACCCTGTGTCCAAGAGACAGATTGTTCTGATTCCCGCAATTTTCACCTCAATGGTTATACAATCACCAAAAGCACTTTCACAAAGTGACTTGGAAACGTTCTCTGTATCACAGTCTGCAGTATGACTTCTTATAACGGATGGACCTGGGCTCTCTAGCACTGAAGTGTCTCTGTCAGCTGTCTTTTCTATCTCTGCTGTGTTAGGTTGCACTCTACTAGAGTTTTCTCTGCTCTGAAGACAACGTCGGCTTGTGTGCCCTGGCTTACCACACGTATAGCAAATGTACCTTCCTTCACTATCTTTCAAAGGTGCACTTTTTGCCTTGTTTTCCTTCACTGCAGGTTTAAATTTTTCTTTGCTGTTTACCATCTGAAACAGTTCTTCTTGTCGGGCAGCTATCTGTTGAATGGCTTCATGGAGTGACTCCAGGGTGAGAGGGGCTGAAGAGCTCTCTGTTGCAGTGGTAGCATGAACGACACCACGTGGACGAGTACTCGTTCTTGGATTGCTTGGAACCTGCACCTCCTCTTCTTCAGACCAAGTAATAGCTTCCTGCATAAGCTGGATGAATGTCAGGTCCTTCTCAGTTTTAACTCTCCTCTTCATTTCACGCCGTAGCGAATCGTCTTTCAGGCCCAACACAAGCTGTTCCTTCAAAACTCCATCAGCATCAGTAACTCTAGACGGCTCTCGACTCTGGATGATACTCAGCTTCTCCTGCAAGTCATAAGCATAAGAACGGATTGTTTCTCCAGGCATTTGTTTGCGGTCATAAAACTCTTTCAGTCTGCTGCCAATGGGAAGTTTGTACCCATAAGTCTGATCCAAAGCATCGAAAATCTCATCGACTGACTTCTCCTTTCCGTTGAGTGTGATCTTGACTGTCATCTTAGCCTCATCTTTTAAATACTGCTTAACAAACTCAATTCTGTCTTCTTCAGGAATTTTCATCACCTTGAAGGCGGACTTCATTGAACTTATCCATTCTTCTATACTCAACTCACCAGGCTTGGAACGACATCCGGTGAACTCTGGAAGCTTACGATCCCTAGGGATGTAAACAGTAGATGGTGCTCTCTGAGCGGCAGCCTGTTGTTCAATAACAGTTTTAGCGAGGGAAAGCGCCTCTCTCTGTTCGGCTCTGGCTTGCTCTAACATGCATGTCTGCTCACCGAAACGCCTTTGCATCTCTTCAAACTGTTTCTTTAATTCGTCCAGTTCAGCCATAGTGTCGGCTCTAGGACCATGAACTTACACTGAATCAGGAACCAGGAATTGATCCTGTTCGTGACGCCAATATGTGGCGGAGGGGAATATGCCACCGTCTTGTGGGGGAAATATTCAGCACTATACTAAGGATGACTGAGTGAGCAACAGGATCCTAGTCCCCCCACTCAATGCTTTTAGTCTTTGTACAACTGTTAGACTAGTTGTATGTTGTGTCTATCGTGTTGCAATGTGTAATGCTCAAGAATCAGCGAGGTGGGCTTCAGGATTTACTCAATACACGGCAGCCACCTGAAGCGTGTGTATGTAGAAAACTCAGGAGGTAAACCTAGTTAACTGCAAAACCCGCCCTCCCCTGAATCTAACAGGATAGGTAAGACGCCCCCACTCCTTAGTATAAGTGACTCAAAATTCGCATAAACAGTTTTCAGTTAacaaacaaattttacatttatttgtactgcaaaattttaaatgattacgttttccttgttttcacaaagtttacaaaacaatttcaagtgtagacaaatcaaagtgaaataaaagaaatgttgaaaataatagaGATGAAAAATCAACAGATTTGTGTCAGTTACAGTTCAATCTGAGGAAAGTAAGAATCAGTGTCACTTATTGTGAGTAACCTTAAACAAAACGTTTCACAGTTAACTCAACCTTTCAAACAAAGTACACTTTGAAGTCCACTTCAATCCGGCTCAAAAAATCCAAGATCCAATTCAAAAATCCAGGAAAAGAAAGGTGAAAAGTTATACTCTATCCATATATGGAGTTCACAGTCCCAAAAAGTTCAGTTATGTACACCAAAAGAAAGACTATGCATCCCTTCGCAGGAAAATTCACTGATCACAGTCCCATCAAAAATAACTGTATGATTTAACAGTTCAGatgactcacttacagaaaatggCAGTTTGCTTACCAGTTTTCagaaggaaaagaggaaaataattttCTATCACCACTCATGGTTCGTGAATGAGGTGCTGAAAGATGTCCAATGGATGGCAGGGTACTGTTTCTTCACTCACTAACCCTCAGCGATTGTTCTCGCGATCCTGACGACGGCAGCTTGATTCAACGAGGCCGCAATCCCAGCTGATGGAGGCACAATGAGAAGACAAACAACGCACGACCCTATCCGATGACTCAGCGAACCTTTTAATTCACACGATCAGTAACAGCACTCACTGTTTCAAGTTCGtttgaacaaatgaaacaaaaactgtttgAAGCAAAGAAAACACGAGACTGTTTAACTCCTACGTGACTGCGACTTAATGAAACTAACAGGCCTTTTGCCCAGCTTCATGCATGAACACGGCAGAAAACTCGTTTTAACGCTTACTTCGTTAAACTTGTTCATATACACGAAGACTCAGAAGCAACGTCATGCAGCTCTTATGTATGTCGCGAGTCTAAACGGGACTTTTTCCCGCGATTGACTATCCGAGATCAACATTCAATTTCAGCTCACCGCTGCTCTTctccgctctctcgctctctccgcgCAACTCGTCAAAACCTAAAAATGGCGGCGCCATTGATGATAGCTTTCTTCTGtagtggatttctggcgctgttgccaACTGGGGAGTtgcagagctccctctggtgggcaaactatgcaacactcataacataaGTGAAGCACAagactctgtttctcatgtttcatcagCAGTTATAAACGCAGATGCCGATTTAAAtacaattagctcatatcggccgatatatcggtcgggctctactggtcagtcagttcaccaatgtgttctctccccagccAGGGTGGACCTACGAACTCAAACACGATATCTGCACAGCACCCGGAGTGATCGTCCGACAGCGGCCCTATCGTGTTCCGGAGGCTCGGCGTCACGCCATTGAGGAGGAGGTACAGGAGATGTT is from Carassius gibelio isolate Cgi1373 ecotype wild population from Czech Republic chromosome B22, carGib1.2-hapl.c, whole genome shotgun sequence and encodes:
- the LOC127986876 gene encoding zinc finger BED domain-containing protein 4-like: MAEKGERCSSKVWDYFCKDSSNAVFCNICAAYVSQGSIKVKQKNTSNLWTHLKTKHSEQYKEAQQQSEVQKTLSVRTQQPTLPQAFDKVLKWGPSDQRAKNLDKKVMEMIATDIQAFSVVECVGLRRLLAAAEPRYTLKTEKFYRTDKLHHVHAKEVIKIKELLTSENAKHIAFTKDCWSGSTESLMSLTAYFIDEEWNGVQVVLNVKAMSGSHTGKYIGQLFLDMLTKWDIDSERVLLVLRDSGANVVKGMRLVEMPDLSCSAHTLQLVVNDGLQAQRAVGDILAKLKRCATHFGHSVPAKQRLEQIQKDVGLPEHRILQACPTRWNSTLHMLQRMQEQKRTLTVYSGDFGNFTCPSVKEWDLVEKLINTLEPIEEITLEVSKSDASASCIIPTIEVLKRFLKTQGPETRGIQTLRKVMLDSLTRRFSKIAESKEAVLACVLGPRYKQRPLSDSTTKKAKTWLEKEADKQHQASSAATHKDDEGYSKKPKMEKSLDQKQSVLDHLYEDMLQSQKTVTGVSESLNEELDRYLQEPVLDRKTGDPLQWWRQNPGPFQTLAPLARRFLTPPPSSVPSERVFSTVGAIYQDRRSSLTGSKAEMLCFLYYNLPLLNWQY